One genomic segment of Sanyastnella coralliicola includes these proteins:
- a CDS encoding alpha/beta fold hydrolase, with translation MKILEALAPNFLVKKAFHKLSNPEVHKLRPHEEGVIRSARRATKKFKQFDIATYTWGHGPKKALLVHGWEGQAANFAAIVPLLVDRGFTVESFDAPSHGFSTKAPTNIFDYKDLVLEFLKVNNYPFIMSHSFGSVPLTYALWEQENYPLHQLVMVTSPDTLKARVEQIAAQLKLSDKMVTRILNKFQEETGKDPNVLAVSEFVKSLKPNEAKIFHGSSDRVLPLEWSERIQQNLANCELEVLDGLGHYKILYDEKLLTRIDGMLNY, from the coding sequence ATGAAAATTCTCGAAGCCCTCGCCCCTAATTTCCTGGTCAAAAAAGCTTTTCATAAACTCAGTAATCCTGAAGTTCATAAGCTACGACCACACGAAGAAGGAGTCATCCGTTCCGCCCGGAGGGCGACTAAAAAATTCAAGCAATTCGACATCGCTACGTATACTTGGGGACATGGCCCTAAGAAAGCTTTGTTGGTGCATGGATGGGAAGGACAAGCAGCGAACTTTGCGGCGATTGTGCCTCTCTTGGTTGACAGAGGATTTACTGTGGAGAGCTTTGATGCTCCGAGCCACGGGTTTAGCACAAAGGCTCCGACGAACATCTTTGACTATAAAGATCTGGTGTTGGAGTTCTTAAAAGTCAACAACTACCCTTTTATCATGTCGCATTCTTTTGGAAGCGTGCCTTTGACCTATGCGCTTTGGGAGCAGGAGAATTACCCGTTGCATCAATTGGTGATGGTGACTTCGCCAGACACCTTGAAGGCACGTGTAGAGCAAATTGCAGCGCAGTTGAAGTTGAGTGATAAGATGGTCACGCGTATTCTGAACAAGTTTCAGGAGGAGACGGGCAAAGATCCGAATGTACTGGCCGTGAGTGAGTTCGTGAAGAGTCTCAAGCCAAATGAGGCGAAGATCTTTCATGGCAGCAGTGATCGCGTGTTGCCCCTAGAATGGAGTGAGCGAATTCAACAGAACCTTGCCAATTGCGAGTTGGAGGTGTTGGATGGCTTGGGGCACTATAAGATTCTCTATGATGAGAAACTGTTGACTCGCATCGATGGTATGCTCAATTATTGA
- the aroA gene encoding 3-phosphoshikimate 1-carboxyvinyltransferase, which yields MKKTIGKSNLEGTVTAPGSKSLMQRLIVASLLSRGTAIIHNPAANQDSFHALDCALILGAEVNEDENNSLHIEGGKQAPEYELNVGESGLGMRLFAAVGAMSGYEVKLNGMGSLLERPLTEFEKVFPQLGAQINTTKGKLPALIQGPFTGGSAKLDGSLSSQFLSGLLMALPLAENDTVIEVDSLKSKPYVDMTLEVLDTFGIRTMHKDYQRFTIPGGQAYTPAEVTVEGDWSAGAALLVAGAVASKNGIFVDGLGQKFTQADQAITGALLFAGAKLMNQDGKYRIQAHKLRGFNFDATDCPDLFPALAALAVACDKPSKITGVHRLKHKESDRGVVIQSIFKEAGIRVDLDGDVMTVHPGEVQCCTIDSHNDHRIAMAGALLGLQGGPVTITNAEAVQKSYPEFWDDLEVLMG from the coding sequence GTGAAAAAGACCATCGGCAAATCGAATCTGGAAGGCACAGTAACGGCCCCGGGGTCGAAAAGCTTGATGCAGCGTTTAATCGTTGCCTCCCTCCTTTCTCGCGGAACAGCGATCATCCATAATCCAGCCGCGAATCAAGATTCATTTCACGCACTTGACTGCGCCCTTATTCTAGGTGCCGAAGTCAACGAAGACGAGAACAACAGTCTCCATATCGAAGGTGGCAAACAGGCTCCGGAGTATGAATTGAACGTGGGTGAATCAGGCCTCGGAATGCGTCTATTTGCGGCGGTCGGAGCGATGTCTGGTTATGAAGTAAAGCTCAACGGAATGGGCAGTCTCTTGGAACGTCCACTCACCGAGTTTGAAAAGGTCTTCCCTCAACTTGGAGCGCAGATCAATACTACGAAAGGCAAACTTCCAGCGCTGATCCAAGGTCCTTTCACAGGAGGAAGCGCCAAGCTTGATGGCTCATTAAGCTCACAGTTTCTTTCTGGACTACTCATGGCTCTTCCCCTTGCGGAAAATGATACGGTTATTGAGGTAGATTCTCTCAAGAGCAAGCCCTACGTAGACATGACCCTTGAGGTGCTTGATACCTTTGGTATTCGCACCATGCACAAAGACTACCAACGCTTCACCATCCCCGGCGGACAAGCATACACCCCTGCCGAGGTAACAGTTGAGGGTGATTGGTCAGCCGGCGCTGCCCTACTCGTTGCAGGCGCCGTAGCCAGCAAAAACGGCATCTTCGTTGATGGACTCGGACAGAAATTCACCCAGGCTGATCAAGCGATAACCGGGGCCTTATTATTCGCCGGGGCCAAGCTGATGAACCAAGACGGGAAGTACCGCATTCAAGCTCACAAACTCCGCGGCTTCAACTTCGATGCTACGGATTGCCCTGACCTATTCCCTGCCCTCGCAGCCCTCGCCGTAGCCTGCGACAAGCCAAGTAAGATCACGGGAGTCCACCGCCTCAAACACAAGGAAAGTGATCGAGGCGTCGTCATACAATCCATCTTCAAAGAAGCCGGCATCCGTGTAGACCTCGATGGTGACGTGATGACGGTACACCCGGGTGAAGTTCAATGCTGCACCATCGATTCACACAACGACCACCGCATTGCGATGGCAGGCGCTCTGCTCGGCCTTCAAGGAGGTCCGGTAACGATCACCAATGCTGAGGCGGTTCAGAAGAGTTATCCTGAGTTTTGGGATGATTTGGAGGTGTTGATGGGGTGA
- a CDS encoding transposase — MYRSIRKKGWDYSQTADYLITICTRNRLPYFGSVEKGAVSLSPVGEIVQRTILDIPEVHSNVILKEWVIMPDHIHLIIHFKRRPPKEQSGAGKFGPQKATLGRVIAGFKARVTSQALIENCDFEWQIGYHDRILNHQSAIENATRYIRENPQNL; from the coding sequence ATGTATCGTTCAATTCGAAAGAAGGGATGGGATTATAGCCAGACCGCCGATTATCTAATAACCATTTGCACGAGGAATCGTCTTCCTTATTTCGGGAGCGTCGAAAAAGGCGCTGTCTCACTTTCTCCGGTGGGTGAAATTGTGCAGCGAACCATACTTGATATTCCCGAAGTGCACTCCAACGTGATCTTGAAAGAATGGGTAATTATGCCAGATCATATTCATCTCATTATTCATTTCAAGCGACGACCACCAAAAGAGCAATCAGGCGCTGGCAAATTCGGACCTCAAAAAGCAACCTTAGGTCGGGTCATAGCTGGCTTCAAGGCCAGGGTAACGTCACAGGCATTGATCGAGAATTGTGATTTCGAATGGCAAATTGGTTACCATGACCGCATCCTAAACCATCAAAGCGCCATCGAAAACGCCACCAGATACATTAGAGAAAACCCTCAAAACCTCTAA
- a CDS encoding tetratricopeptide repeat protein has translation MEERLEPNSPFLSTLYLKYGIIKDQLDEDDDAIDWFQKSLMVSSQLSQHGVKGDAYNNLAVHYYWNDELDSADTYFSKALSAYEISGDSLRWLKALTNTSAIYNDLENYELSLELIDEAERLNVKRHDKTVSTILMLNRGVANWNLGKDQEAENEFSQALELSTTNGLNQFALVALQNLEELYSEQGRFEEALRLSHSFYSAKDSLYGAETALKIEQIQAEFELAKEEAITARQALATKEKELKNTELQLTIFGIIGFVVLLAGIALAWYTRRKAVQQAQTQAILDTKEAENKRVTDLFWKEIGLSSKEKKLILQGRELPEHTIPGAIAAAKFLSNQRHNPFLQLGLVEAVDHLLQNLFRKSSCNYHFEYIPIKLEKDGRLFSYRVIEDVLTHVADSCKEGDVKVSIEEKGKDLICRVSANQLNPAEDLNLRSAEARLSLVKGKVKQKEKEGITEFKIEIPKVRVGLEEVKG, from the coding sequence TTGGAGGAGAGACTTGAACCGAATAGTCCATTTCTTTCAACACTTTACCTGAAGTATGGAATCATCAAAGACCAACTTGATGAAGATGATGATGCGATAGACTGGTTTCAGAAATCGTTAATGGTCTCTTCACAATTGTCACAACATGGTGTTAAGGGAGATGCATATAACAATCTAGCCGTGCACTATTATTGGAATGATGAATTAGATTCTGCTGATACTTACTTCTCTAAAGCTCTCTCCGCATATGAGATTTCGGGTGATTCATTGCGCTGGCTGAAAGCCTTAACTAATACCAGCGCTATTTATAACGATCTCGAGAATTATGAATTGAGTTTGGAGTTGATTGACGAAGCCGAGCGTTTAAATGTCAAGCGACACGATAAGACCGTATCAACCATCCTCATGCTGAATAGGGGAGTGGCCAATTGGAATTTGGGCAAAGATCAGGAAGCAGAGAACGAATTTTCACAGGCATTGGAGTTGAGTACCACGAATGGGCTGAATCAATTTGCTCTAGTTGCCCTTCAGAATCTGGAGGAACTCTATTCAGAACAAGGGAGATTCGAGGAGGCATTGAGGCTGAGTCATTCGTTCTATTCAGCGAAAGACTCACTCTACGGCGCAGAAACGGCACTCAAAATAGAGCAAATCCAAGCCGAGTTTGAGCTAGCGAAAGAAGAAGCCATCACAGCGCGTCAAGCACTTGCTACCAAAGAGAAAGAACTAAAAAATACCGAGCTCCAACTGACCATCTTCGGAATCATCGGCTTCGTCGTGCTTCTCGCTGGAATAGCCCTCGCTTGGTACACACGAAGAAAGGCCGTGCAGCAAGCGCAAACGCAAGCCATTCTCGATACCAAAGAGGCAGAAAACAAACGAGTAACAGATCTCTTCTGGAAAGAAATCGGACTATCATCAAAAGAAAAGAAACTCATCCTTCAAGGAAGAGAACTCCCAGAACACACCATCCCCGGTGCCATTGCTGCAGCGAAGTTCTTATCGAACCAACGACATAACCCCTTCCTCCAACTTGGTTTGGTGGAGGCGGTAGATCATCTACTTCAAAACCTCTTCCGCAAGTCTTCCTGCAACTACCACTTCGAGTACATCCCCATCAAACTTGAAAAAGACGGACGTCTATTCAGCTACCGAGTAATCGAAGATGTCTTAACTCACGTTGCTGACTCTTGCAAAGAAGGAGATGTCAAAGTATCAATCGAAGAAAAAGGCAAAGACTTGATCTGTAGAGTCTCAGCCAACCAACTCAATCCTGCCGAAGACCTCAACCTTCGCTCAGCCGAAGCACGTCTCTCCCTCGTCAAAGGGAAAGTGAAGCAAAAAGAGAAGGAAGGCATCACTGAGTTCAAGATTGAGATCCCCAAAGTTAGGGTGGGATTGGAAGAGGTGAAGGGGTAG
- the ubiE gene encoding bifunctional demethylmenaquinone methyltransferase/2-methoxy-6-polyprenyl-1,4-benzoquinol methylase UbiE: MGTKVTPYSSTEDRAKKEQVAEMFDNIAHSYDQLNHVLSFGIDILWRKKAIRMMKKLKPKRIMDVATGTGDFAIEAARMGVDAEKIIGVDISNGMLDIGREKLKKKGLDQLIELKYGDSENLPFEDDYFDAYTAAFGVRNFENLEKGLTEMLRVLRPGATGFILEFSKPRSFPFKQLYWFYFKAILPIVGRLFSKDSRAYTYLPESVAAFPEGDEFLEIMKRCGYTSVERKALTGGIATIYTGKKG; this comes from the coding sequence TTGGGAACGAAAGTCACTCCATATTCTTCAACTGAAGACCGCGCTAAGAAAGAGCAGGTAGCGGAGATGTTCGATAACATCGCTCACAGCTACGATCAACTCAATCACGTATTATCATTTGGGATCGACATCCTATGGCGTAAGAAAGCCATTCGAATGATGAAAAAGCTGAAACCAAAGCGCATCATGGATGTCGCTACGGGCACCGGTGACTTCGCCATCGAAGCAGCGCGTATGGGTGTTGATGCTGAGAAAATCATCGGGGTGGATATCTCGAACGGGATGCTCGACATTGGCCGCGAGAAGTTGAAGAAGAAAGGACTCGACCAACTCATCGAATTGAAGTATGGAGATTCTGAAAACCTTCCGTTTGAAGATGACTACTTCGATGCCTACACCGCAGCGTTCGGGGTACGTAATTTCGAGAACCTTGAAAAAGGACTCACCGAAATGCTTCGCGTGCTTCGTCCGGGTGCTACTGGATTCATCCTCGAGTTCTCCAAGCCTCGCAGCTTCCCATTTAAGCAGTTGTACTGGTTCTACTTCAAGGCTATTCTGCCAATCGTAGGTCGTCTGTTCTCCAAAGACAGTCGGGCTTATACATACCTCCCGGAGTCGGTAGCAGCTTTTCCTGAAGGAGATGAGTTCTTAGAAATTATGAAGCGTTGTGGCTACACTAGCGTGGAACGCAAAGCTTTGACAGGTGGAATCGCCACCATTTACACCGGTAAAAAAGGATAG